The following nucleotide sequence is from Candidatus Zixiibacteriota bacterium.
CAGTCGGATGGTGATCATGGCTTCGTCACGAGCGTTTTCTACAGTTTACACCGGAGGCATGCGGTACCGCCATGCGAGAAATACTTAGGACTTCAGTTCCCGAATTGTCTCGCCGTAGTCCTCAGTCCCGAACAGCCCCGACCCGACGACGAGGACATCCGCGCCGGCCTCGATTACCCGCCGATACGTCTTCAGGTTGATCCCCCCGTCGACCTCCAGCAGGCAATCGGCACCCGATTGGTCGATGGCCCGGCGGGCGGCGGCGATTTTCTCGGTGACCGATTCAATATAAGTCTGCCCGGCAAATCCTGGGAATACCGACATCACCAGGAGCAGGTCGAGTGCGCTGAGATAGGGCGTCACCCTCTCCAGAGGCGTGTCGGGATTGAGGGTCAGCCCGGCTTTTACTCCCAGGCCCCTCAGGCGCTTGATGAGTGCCCTCGGATCCGGGACTGCCTCGATATGAAAGGTGACGAAATCAGCACCCTGTTTGGCGAAGGCCTCTGCATACCGTCCTGGGTCGGTCAGCATCAGGTGAACATCGAGGAATGCGTCGGTGGCACGGTCGAACACCCCGGCGATATCCGGGCCGAAGGAGATATTCGGCACAAAGTGGCCATCCATGATGTCCAGGTGCAGCCAGTCGGCGCCGGCGACGATGGCCTTCTGCGCCTCCTCCGCAGCATAGGAGAAATCGCAGGCCAAAACCGATGCGGCGATTTTGATCATTCTGCCACTCCCATTCGCGTCGGGGTACCCCGGCCCCTCGCAGAACCCGTCGTATCGCCGCCTTGCCCTTCTAAAAAAATGCGTCTCCCATAGGGGGGAATGCGATTTTCTTCTTGCCAGCCATTGCAAAGGGGATGATGCTTCCCTCTCGGAGGAAGGCAATGGGCCGCCATGACGCGGCGAGGGGACGCTGCTGCCACAGGGGGTGTGCTCACTGGCGCAGCAAGGGGATGATCGAAACGCCATCGTCGAGACTCATTCGGACGTGTGTGTTCGCCTGCGAGTCGGCACGGACACGCTTTTCTCATAGGATCGTTCACGACATTAACCAGGGGCATTACCAACACTCAACGCTACCGGGAGGTCGTCATGCCGGCAAAGAAGAAGACGACGAGAAAGAAAGCAACAACGCGTCGTAAACCAGCGCGCAAGAAAACCACCAAGAAGCGCGCCGCCAAGAAGACCGCGAAGCGCAAACCGGCGCGGAAGAAAGCAGCCAAAAAGTCCGCGCGCAAGGCCAAGGGTCGCAAGAAAGCCGCCCCGAAGAAGGCCAAGTCGAAGCGCAAACCGAATGCTGCATTCATGAAACCGATGCAGCCGTCGGCAATGCTTTCGGCCGTCGTGGGCGCCAAGGCGATTCCGCGCACCGAGGTCACCAAAAAGCTGTGGGCCTACATCAAGAAAAACGGCCTGCAGGACAAGACCAAACGCACGATGATCAACGCCGATCCCGCTCTGAAGGCGGTCTTCGGCGGTCGTACGAAGGTCTCGATGTTTGAGATGACCAAGCTGGTCTCCAAGCATCTGAAGGCGGCGTAGAACGCGCTGCGGCACCAAGCACAACGCCCCGGTGGCAGAGCCATCGGGGCGTTTCTCATTTGCGTTCGATTCTCTATTGCGCGGAATGCCGGCTACCGGTCAACCTCTCCCAATACGATGTCGAGTGAGCCGACGGTCGCGACCGCATCGGCGATGAGTACCGGCCGCTCCGAGGACTGCACGATCGCATTCAGCGCCGAGATCGCGGTAAAGCACGGCGAGCGAACCTTAACGCGCTGCGGCACATCGCTGCCGTCGGAGATGATATAGTAGCCCAGCTCTCCGCGCGGCGATTCCGTGCGGACGTAAGCGTCACCCTTGGGCGGGCGCACCTTACGAGGGATGGCCTCGCGTACATCCCCTGGGGGCAACGCATCAAGCGCCTGATGGCAGATTCTGACCGATTCGGCCATTTCGCAGATGCGCACCATGTACCGGTCCCAGCACGATCCCAACGGTCCGAACTCGCTGGTCCCGGTGATGACGTTCCAGTCGAAACGATCATAGATCGAGTATGGATCATCGCGCCGCAGGTCCCAGTCCACACCGCAGGCACGCAGGTTGGGGCCGGTGACGCCGTAAGAGATTGCGACATCCCGGGGGAGGACGCCGACATCGGCCGTGCGCGCAATGAAAATGTGGTTATACGACAGCAGGTCGTTAAAATCCTTCAGTTTCGGCTCGAAATAGCGCAGAAACTGGCGGCACTTGTCGGTCCACCCCTCGGGAAAATCGCGCGCCACACCACCGACCCAGATGTAGTTGTACAGCATGCGCGCGCCGCTGAGCCACTCGAATAAATCGAGAATCTTCTCCCGATCGCGGAAGGCCCACAGAAACGGCGTGAACGCCCCCATGTCGAGCCCGTAGGTGCCCAGTGCGACCAAGTGGCTGGCGATCCGTTGCATTTCGCAACAGATGACACGGACGTACTCGACACGCTCGGGGACTTTCAGGTCCATCAGGCGTTCGACCGCCACCGCAAACCCCATGTCCTGCGACATCGACGCCAGATAATCCATGCGGTCGGCGAACGGGAAGATCTCCGGATAGGGCAGGTTTTCGGCGTGCTTTTCAAAGCAGCGGTGCAGGTAGCCGATGTGCGGGCGGACGTCCAATACCGCCTCGCCGTCCATCGTCAGTTCCAGACGCAGCACACCGTGTGTGGACGGGTGCTGCGGCCCCATGTTGACCTTGTAGGTGTCGGTGATATATGCGCCGGAAAACTTCGGCGGGGCGCCGACGTTGATCAGCAGATCATCATCGTCGATCTCATAGCGCGGCGGCGCCTGCGGTGCAAAGACATCATCCATCGAAAGAGTGCGACCCTATGGGTTCTGCGTTGAGCCCAGCTCCGATTCGGGCATGTGAGTGAAATGCTGCTTCGGATCCAACAGAAACTGGTATCGTGAACGGAAACGCCGGTCGCCCACAAAGTAGACATACACCCAACGGTGGTCCCGGGTGATGGTCTGTTGCGGCAGCGGCCATCCCTTATCTCCGAGGGTGTACTCGCCCTCGGGGAGATTCGCCCACTCGTAAGTGATCAGACCGTTGCCGGTCGAATCGGCGACGATAAACCGAAACGCCATCGCGCGATTGACGCGCACATGGAACGACTCGGCAAAGTCCTGATCGGGCTGAGCCATCCCTCCGTGTTCCGATGCCGTCTGGATGACCAATGCGGTGTCGCGTTCGAACGGACGCAGTGTCGAGTAGTTGGGCGCCAGCCGCACGAACTCGGGATCCTCCTTGATCAAATACCCGTAGGAGCGTTCGAATAATTCCGATGACATGTTGTTGGCCGCAATCGACGGTGCGCCCGAGCCCGACGACCCATCGTTCCCCCCCGAACAACCCCAGCCGACAAGGGTCGCTGTGAGGGTGATGCCTGTCAGAATGCGCACCGTTGCGCCGTCGATTCTGTGTCTGATCATTTCCGCGATCTCCCGAATTAGACTTGCATCCCCACGGGACTGCCCTATGGATAAATGCCGATTGTCAGCGTCTTGCCGTCGACCGACGCCCGCAGCTTCTCGACCTCTTCCGGCGCGTAGGTTGCGTAGTGATGGATCAGGTTGCCGCGATTGTAGACGGAGTTCTCATACTCCTTGGTCATGTACAAACATTCGGTTGGGCACGGATCGGTGCACAACGAACAGTAGCAGCACTTGGCAAAATCGATATCGAAGCGCAGGACATGCAGCTTCTTTTTGTGTCCGTCGGAGGTCTCGCCCAAGTCTTCTTCCTTGCCCGCCTTGGCCGTCTCAATGGCAATGCAATCAACCGGGCAGACCCGCGCGCACTGCAGACACCCGATGCAATCCTCGATGAGGTTGAACAACTGCCCCTTGGCGCCGATCGGCAAATCCCATGTCTCATCGGGATACTGCAGCGTGACCGGTTTCTTCCACAGATGGAGGAAGGTGACGCGCAAACCGACCAGCAACGACCACATTCCGATCAGATGTCTTTTGACTGCACTCACGGTCGTATGCCCCTCGTATACCCGATCACATGCCGTCCAATTCCGGTTCTCTGATCTCCGGCGGATCGACACGCAGATCGCGGATGGTCCGGGAAATCCAATGTCCGCGGTCCGGGTCCTGACCTTCAGGGTACGGGACCCGCAATCCGCGATAGAATTCCTGGACCTTGTAGTCCTTGCGCAACGGCCATCCTTCCCAATCGTCGGGGCAGAGGATGCGCCGCAAGTCGGGATGGCCGTCGAAGACGATTCCCATCATGTCGTACGCTTCGCGTTCGTGCCAATCGGCCGTGCCGAACAGGTGTGACACCGTCGGCACATGCGGATGCTCGCGGTCAGAGAGTTCGACTTTGAGGGTGATCCTGTGCTTGTGCGCCATCGAGTGCAAATTGTAAGTAACTCCCAGCTTCTCTTTGTCATCGGTCGAGGAAAGACACATCAGCGATGCCAGCTCGATTCCCGGCTCATCGCGCAGCCACGCGCAGACCTCGGCGACCGCATCGGTCCGCACGACGCAGGAGGGATCGACGCCCTCCGCCTGCGGGCCGACGATCTCTCCAAACTGTGCTGCGAGTTTTTGGTGAATCTCCTGCGTCGTCATTGGTGTCTGATTCTCATGCGGCGGTCATTGGCGCGAGCTTCTTGCCCAGCAAGGCCTCACGTTTGACTTTCTCCTGCAGCATCATCAGCCCTTCCAACAGCGCCTCCGGTCGCGGCGGGCATCCCGCCACATAGACATCGACCGGCACCACCTGATCGACCCCTTTGAGCACGTGATACCCGTGCCGCCAGTACGGGCCGCCGCAGGTCGCGCACGATCCCATGGACACCACATACTTGGGTTCGGGCATCTGCTCGTACAGGCGCTTGATCCGCAGCGCCATTTTCAGCGTCACCGTCCCGGCAACAATCATCAAATCGGTCTGACGGGGAGAGGCACGCATGACCCCCATGCCGAAACGGTCGAAATCATAGCGCGCGGCGGCCGTGGCCATCATCTCGATGGCACAGCACGCCAGCCCGAAGGTCATCGGCCACAGCGACGACTGCCGCGCCCAAGCGAACACTTTGTCGATCGAGGTCACGATAACGTTATTGCCATGACGGCCCTCGAGCGGCAGCGTGTCTTCGGCCTTCTTGACAATCTTCCGTTCGGTCTCTGTCGTGCTCATAAGTCTCCGCGGATGGCCATCCTAAAGCATACAGGATTGATACGTCAATCAGGCCGCTCTGATTGCCTCTGCAGGCTTCAAATCGCTCGTGAAGCGCTTCTGAAGGGATTCCACGCCCTGTTTGGTCTGCTCCTCCCGCCCATTGAGTTCCAACAGTGTCCCGAGGTCCAAAACCATGCCATTTCGCGAGAGTGAGCCGATCTGCGTAATGCCGGTGTCCATGCGGATGGCATCCTCCGGACATGCCTCCACGCAGTATCCGCAAAAGACACAGCGGCCAATGTCGATATCGAAAGATTTTGGGCGCTTCTCGATGTCGGGGTCATCGACTTCTTCCGCCACGATCTGGATGCAGAATGCCGGACAGACGGTTTCGCACATCATGCAGGCGACACAACGTGGTGTGCCATCGGGACGCCGAGTCAGTCTGTGCAGACTCCGCAGTCGCGGGGCCGAGGGGCGGCGGAATTCCGGATACTGAAAGGTGGCCGCTCCGGGCTCGGTCTTGATCCCGAAGAGCGTCAGCGTGTGACGCCACAGATTCACGAAAAAGTGCCGTGCGGTCAATGCCAACCCCGATATCACAGCAGGCAGATAGATCCGTTCCCAAAACGTCAGTTCTCGCCGGCGCTCCGAGACATTCACCACGCGAACTGTGCGGGGCCGCTCGGCGGCAGCGGGGATGGTGTCTGCCGGTGTGGTGGTGATGTCCGTCATTCGATCCACAGTACCACGATGGCCGTGATGATGGTGTTAGCCAGCGACATTGGCAAAAGAACTTTCCAGCCCAGCGTCATCAACTGGTCAAAGCGAAAGCGGGGCAAGGTCCAGCGAATCAGCATTTGAAACCAGCAGAAAAACGCAACCTTTGCAATGAACGAAGTCACCCGCAGGCCCTCGACCGCCCAATTGCCCATGGGGATTGTCCCGCCCCACGGAAAGGAGAAGCCGGCGTCGACGAGATAAGGCACCTGCCAACCGCCGAAGAACAGCGTGGTCACGACCGCCGAGACCAGAATCGTCTCGATGAAATCCGCGAACATGAACATGCCGAACTTCATCGAGGAGTATTCGACAAAGAATCCAATGATTTCTGACTCCCCCTCGGGAATGTCAAAGGGGATTCGTTTGGTCTCGGCGATGCCGGCAATGAGGAAGAGGACAAAGCCGACCGGCTGCAGCAACACACCCCACATCGGTAGAAATCCGAACAGCAGTTGGCCCTGTGCCTCGACGATCTGAGTGAGAGAGAGAGACTGATACACCATCAGAGCCCCGACCAGTGTCAGGCCGATTGTGATCTCATACGACAGCATCTGCGCCGAGGCGCGGATTCCGCCCAGCAGCGCATAGTTGTTGTTCGATGACCAGCCCGCCAGCACCACCCCGTAGACGCCGACCGAGAGCATCGCAAAGATAAAGAGCATACCAACTTCGCTGTCGAAAACGTGGAGCCCCACCCGTTGCCCGCCAATCGAGATGGCATGGCCGAACGGGATCACCGCAAACGCCAGCATGACAAAGAACAACGAGAGCACCGGCGCCAGACCATGCAGAAACCGGTGCGGAGTGTCGGGGACAAAGTCTTCCTTCGTGAACATCTTCACCGAATCGGCGATGATGTGGAACAGTCCCCACAGTCGCAGTCCGAAAATGCTGGCGCGATTGGCCCCGATGCGATCCTGCATCACGGCCGACTGCTTACGCTCGACCCAGGTCAGGATCGCTGCCAGCGTCATCACGAATCCGATGATGAAGACGGTCTTCCCGATTACCAGACTGATGGCCAATGTCGCGCTCATGATTGGTTACGATGCCACCGCTTCGGCTTTCCTGTGCGCGGGATTGGTTCCCCATTGTCCGAGTGAATCGTAAGAGAGCCCGGCGAAGTACGAAACTGCTCCCGCCAATTCAGCGAAGCATTCTTCCGACTGACGCGGCGCAGCGGACTTTTCCCAACGCTGCGCAAGATCAGAGAGGATTTCCAACAGCGTCCGACTCTCTCCCTGTTCAGGAATGGCCCGTGCGAAACGCTGCACGTGGCCGAGGAAGTTGCAAATCGTGCCGTCGGTCTCGGCATACGTGCACATCGGCAGCACGATTGTGGCACAGTCGGTAATGGCCGACTGATGCGATTGGATCGCAACGATCGATGCCGTGCCGGCGAACGCCTCGTGCAGGAAGTCGGAAGCAAATCGTCGTTCCAGGCCGCCCCCGATGACGATTAACGATTGGAATTTTCGCTCCTTCGCACTGTTGAGGACGTCCTTCACCGTGATCGCCCGTATTCCCTCGTCTTTCAGAATCTCTCCGGCGCCGAAGGAATTCGGAAACGAATCGGCGCGCCGCAGCAGATCGTCATCGACGCCCTCGGGATCGGCAGGGCACGCATGAGCAATCGTGGCGATCTTCAATCCACGGGCAAAGAGCTTGCGCACCGCCCACAACTCCTCGTTCGACAGATTCGGTGTTGCAATAACCGCCGTCGAGTCTGGATCGCTATTGGCCACGATGTCATCGGCGCGAGCCAATGCCGCTGCCCAATCGACGTGTTCTTGTGCGCCGGCGGATGCTAACCCGGGATGGAGAAGTCGGCCGTCGCCTTCAACCTGCTTGTATGAGTAGCGTCCGGCGTCGCACATCCAGTACCCGTTGACCTCCGGATTAAAACGCGGCTTGTAGCGCGCGACCAGCTTGCCGTCGTTGTGATGCGGCCGGTGGCGATTGGTGTGAATCTCGATCGCGCAGTTGCGCGCGCAGCCGTGGCACACCGAGGGCGTCGCCTCCAGATACCACACACGCACCTTGAAACGGAAGTCGCGGTCGGTCAGGGCGCCGACCGGACAGATGTCGGCCAGACAACCGGAGTAGGCGTTGTCGACATTCGCGCTTTGGACGGGCAGCAGCTCCGAATGGACACCGCGTTCGAAGATTCCCAGTTCGTGCGTATGGGTCACGTCGTCGACAAAGCGCGTGCAGCGGGAGCACAGAATGCAGCGTTCGGAGTCAAGGATGATGTGTGGGCCGACCGGAAGCGCTTTGTGCTTTTTGTGTTTGTCCTCCAGGAGCGTCGAGTCGTAGCGTCCAAACTGCATGTAGAATTCCTGCAGTTTGCACTCGCCCGCCTGGTCGCATACCGGACAGTCCAACGGATGGTTCGCCAGCAGGAACTCGAGGATCGCCTGACGCGCCACCGTGACCTCGTTGTCGGTCGTGCTGACGACCAGGCCATCGGTCGCCGGCGTGTAGCAGGCGATCTGCAGCTTTGGCGCTTTCTCAACCTTGACCAGACACATCCGGCAGGAGCCGGCGACCGGCAGTCCGGGATGGTAGCAGTAGTGCGGGATGAAGATGCCGAGACGGTTTGCGGCCTCGATGACCGAGGTCCCAAGCGGGACTTCAATCGCGCGGCCGTCGATGGTGACTGTAGGCAAGTGCGCCGTCCCCCGGTTAGGCGATTGCGTCTGTGCGGATTTAAGCCGCAGGCCGTCTAACTCAGCCTGCTGTCGATCAGGCAACCTCGGAGGTGTAGTTGGCCGGAGTACCCAGCCCCGCGAATTTCTCGTACTGCGCATCGTACTCGGCAATCGGCACCATGTCGATCGTCTCCCACGGGCAGTTTTTCTCGCAGAGACGACAGCCGATGCACAGATCATCGACCACGCGTACGGTCTGGCCGAATTGCGGGTTTTTCGAATCGGGACCGGGGACCGGGACAATGCACTCCGGCACCGGACAAAAATCGATGCACACCTCGCAACCGGTGCATCCTTCCTCGATGATCACCGCCATCAGTTTGGGGCGCTTCTTTGCGCCTTTTGCCGCCGTTTCAGCCATGTGCCATCCTGACTCGCTTGGCCATCAAATAGTACGCCCGTGTGCCAATCCGTTTGTATGTTTCGGCCCGATCTCGCACTGCACCGCAGACGGCACTGATGCTCCCGCACCGACCGGAGCGGAAGCTCCAATATAAGTCGGTCGTATTGCTTGCGGGGGATGTTCTGCGCCTTTGGCGATCCAATCCTCGAATTCACGGCGGAACTTTCTGACAATGGCGGCGATCGGCATCGCCGCGCCGTCGCCGAATGGGCAGATCGTGTTCCCCATGATGTTCCTGGCGATCCGCAGGACATTGTCCATATCGCCGGTTCGGCCGCGTTCGTTCAGCAGGCGACGGAAGATTGTCTCGATCCAGGCAGTGCCCTCACGACACGGTGTGCACTGCCCGCAGGATTCGTGCGAATAGAATTGCGCGATCACCAGCGCGGCCTCGACCATCGAGACCGTGTCATCGAACACGATGACTCCGGCCGAACCGGCCATCGTCCCGGCTCTTGCCAAGGCATCGAAATCGATGGCGACATCGATCTCATCGGGTGTCAGAATCGGCGCCGAAGATCCGCCGGGAATGACCGCCTTCAGCGACCTGTCATCGACAATTCCACCGGCGTGTTCGTAGATCAGTCTTCGCAGTGTCGTCGTCATCGGTACTTCGAAGACACCCGGGTTCCTGACGCGACCCGACACGCTGATCAGGCGCATCCCGCCGCTGCGTTCGGTGCCCATCACGGCAAATGCCGCCGCGCCCATCTCAAAGATATGCGGTACATAGGCGAGCGTCTCGACATTGTTGATCACCGTGGGACAGCGCTGATATCCCTCAACCGCCGGAAAGGGGGGCTTCAATCGCGGCCAGCCGCGCTTGCCCTCCAACGATTCCAGCAGGGCCGTCTCCTCGCCGCAGATGTACGCTCCCGCGCCTCTGTGCACGACGATATCCAGAGGATAAGCATGCTCCATGACTTTGGCACCCAGGATGCCCGCAACTTTCGCCTCGGCGATGGCACTCTCCATTCGCTCGATTGGCAGATCGTACTCGCCCCGGATATAGATGTATGCCATGTGCGCGCCGATGGCACGGCACGTTATAATAATCCCCTCGATCAACAAGTGCGGATCGGCAATCATGATGTACTTGTCTTTGCACGTGCCCGGTTCACCCTCATCGCCGTTGACAACGAGATACCGTGGCTTGGGCGAATCCTTCGGCAAAAAGCTCCACTTGCGCCCAGTGGGAAATCCTGCCCCGCCCAGGCCCCGCAAGTTCGCTTTGATGACCTCCTGTACCAGATCATCGGGGGACATGGCGAACGCCTTCTCGATGCGGGTGTAGACGCCGTGGCGACGCGCCACCGCCAATGTGTGTTCGTCGTCGATCGCGAGGTGTTTGCTGACAATCGGCCCGGACGGGCACAAGCTGGGATGGCCGGGCAGTGAATCAGCATGCGACGGGTTATCGATCAGCCGGTCGAGCGTTTCGCGCGTGACGTTGTTCACGTAGCGGTTATTCCAGCGCATGGTGGGCGCGTGTTCGCAGTTGCACAGGCACTCGACTTCCGAGAGCGTGAACTGGCCGTCGGTCGTCGTGCTGCCGACATCGAGGCCGAGACGCGCTTTCGCGTGTGCGACCAAGTCTCTTGATCCGGCCAGCCAGCAGGAGATGTTGCGACAAATCTGAATGTGATGTGTCCCGCGCGGTTGACGGGGGTACATCGTATAAAACGTCGCCACTTCGTGCATCTCATTGAGCGGACGATCCAACACCTCGGCCGCAATCCGCTCGACCTCCGGTGAAATCCAGCCGAAGTCGCGCACCGCCAGCCACAAGACCGGTAGCGTCGCCGAACGCTTGTCGGGATAACGGCTGAAGATATCGTCGATTTCACGGCGCGCCGCATCGCTCCACGCCACCGGCCCGGCGTGATGCTGCATTCCGTAGTCGACCGTGCGCGGTGAGTGGTCGCGAGTCGTTGTCATCGGTCCAGCTCGCCGGCGATCATGTTGATGCTGCCGAAGGTCGGCACCACATCGGCGACCATGTCGCCGATGATCATGCGATCCAAACCCTGCATCAGATAGAAACACGGGGGGCGGCAACGCACGCGGTAGGCGCGGCCACTGCCGTCGGACACCATGTGAAACCCGAGTTCGCCGTTGGCCGCTTCATTGGCTATGTAGATTTCGCCCGGCGGCGGCTTGAGTCCCTCGCCCTCCATGATCAGCATAAAGTGGTTCATCAGACCCTCGATGTTGCCGTAGGTGTCCTCCTTGGGCGGCAACACCGCGCGCTTGTCATCGGCATTGATTTGTCGCGCATGCGCCTTGCCGGTGCCGTCCAGTGTCGGATCCGCCTGCACCGCTCGCAACAGCAGATCGGTCGTCATTCCCATCTTGGCGGCATCGACGACCTCGCTGGCCGACAGCGGGCGTCCGCTGAGATCGACCCGTACCGCGCCGCCGGGAATCTCCCGGATGCATTGACGGATGATCCGTGCCGACTGCTGCATTTCCTCGAGGCGAACGAGGTATCGGTCGTAATTGTCACCGACACTGCCGATCGGGACGTCGAAGTCCAGGCGGTCATAGACGAGATAGGGCTCATCCTTACGCAGATCGCGGGCGCGTCCGGTCGAACGGAGGACCGGACCGGTGAATCCCAAAGACCAGGCGTCCTGTTGCGAAATGACCCCAACATTGCGCGTCCGGTCGATGAAGATGCGGTTGCGTGTCAGCAGCCGGTCGACCTCCGCGATTTCCTTGTCCACATTCACCAGCGCCGATTCGAGACGTTTCAGCCAGCCATCGGGCAGATCGCCCTTGACGCCCCCGACCTTGACATACGAGACCGTCAGTCGCGCGCCGGTCAGTTCCTCGACGAGTTCGTAGAGGTACTCGCGTCCCTTCATCAGGTAGATAAACGGCGTCATCGCCCCCATCTCCATGGCGATGGCGGCAATGCACGTCAGGTGGTCGGTGATGCGGGACACCTCGCTGATGATGACGCGGATGTATGCGCAGCGTTCGGTGATCGTCAGATCCAGCAGCTTTTCGACACCCATGGCATAGGTGACATTGTTGATCAGCGGCGAGACATAATTGAGCCGGTCCGTGTAGGGAAAGGCCTGCCCCCACCCGACCACCTCGCAATCCTTCTCAAAGCCGCGATGCAGATATCCGATCTCAATGTCCGCGCCGGCCACCTCTTCGCCGTCGAGCTCGGCAATGATGCGGATCACGCCGTGCATGGCGGGGTGCGCCGGGCCCATGTTCAGCATCATCGAACGGGTCCGACGCCCGGAGCGCGAATCGATGTGCTCCTCGACCGGGATGCGCGTCTGCGTTGGAAACGGTGTCTCGGAGGCCGGCATGATTACAGGAAGATCATTCCCGGACGATCATCGGGGATTTCACGCATCGGCACCCGCGGCTGACGTTTGTTGACCGGATAGTCCTTTCGCAACGGGTAGCCGACGAATTCCTCGTACATCAGGATGCGCGTCAGATTCGGATGCCCGGTGAACCGCACACCGAACATGTCATAGACCTCGCGCTCGGGCCAGTTCGCGGCCGGAAACAGATCGACGATCGAATCGATCACCGGATCGGCATCGTTGAGCGGACGCGTCTTGAGACGGAATCGGGAATTGGTCCGCGACGAATACAGATAAACAATCACTTCAAAGCGTGGCTTCAGTTTCAGTTCCAAGCGGTCGACACCGCACAGATCGGTCAGGAAGTCGAAAGCGCAGTCGGTGTCTTCCCGCAGAAACGCGATCACCTCATGATAGCGATCCGGACGCACAACCGCGGTGGCATCGCCCCGATGCGTGTGCGTTTCGATGAGACCGTCGCCGAACCGGGCGCTCAGGCAGGCGATGACCGGATGGGCGTGTGCGTTGGCGTCCGTCATTGATGCAAACAGTCGGCTACGCGCTCTTGCGCACGGAGCCGGTCAGGGGGTGATATTCCGACTGGATTTTGTCCTGAAGCTTCATGAGGGCATCCAGCACCGTCTCCGGACGCGGCGGGCAGCCGGGGATGTAAACGTCGACCGGGATCACGCGGTCGATCCCCTGCACGGTCGCGTAGTTGTCGTAGAAGCCGCCCGTGCAGGTGCAGACACCGAACGCCACAACCCATTTCGGTTCGCACATCTGTTCGTAGACTGTTTTCAGGATCGGCGCCATCTTCTGCGAAATTGTCCCGACGACCATGAGCATATCGGCCTGACGGGGTGAAAAGCGTGGCCAAGCCGCGCCGAAACGATCCAGATCGTAATGAGCCGCCGACACTGCCATGTATTCCATCCCGCAGCAGGCGGTCACGAACGGGTAGGGGAACAGCGACCACTTCCGTGCCCAGGCGATCCCGTCGGAGAGCCGGGACGTGAAAAACCCCCCCTGTCCCTCTTTTACCGCCATTTCAAAGCACCCTTCTTCCAGTCGTACCACAGGCCGAACGCGAGAATGGCGATGAAAATACCCATGGCCCAGAACGCCGGGGCGCCGA
It contains:
- a CDS encoding NADH-quinone oxidoreductase subunit C, encoding MTDANAHAHPVIACLSARFGDGLIETHTHRGDATAVVRPDRYHEVIAFLREDTDCAFDFLTDLCGVDRLELKLKPRFEVIVYLYSSRTNSRFRLKTRPLNDADPVIDSIVDLFPAANWPEREVYDMFGVRFTGHPNLTRILMYEEFVGYPLRKDYPVNKRQPRVPMREIPDDRPGMIFL
- a CDS encoding 2Fe-2S iron-sulfur cluster-binding protein → MPTVTIDGRAIEVPLGTSVIEAANRLGIFIPHYCYHPGLPVAGSCRMCLVKVEKAPKLQIACYTPATDGLVVSTTDNEVTVARQAILEFLLANHPLDCPVCDQAGECKLQEFYMQFGRYDSTLLEDKHKKHKALPVGPHIILDSERCILCSRCTRFVDDVTHTHELGIFERGVHSELLPVQSANVDNAYSGCLADICPVGALTDRDFRFKVRVWYLEATPSVCHGCARNCAIEIHTNRHRPHHNDGKLVARYKPRFNPEVNGYWMCDAGRYSYKQVEGDGRLLHPGLASAGAQEHVDWAAALARADDIVANSDPDSTAVIATPNLSNEELWAVRKLFARGLKIATIAHACPADPEGVDDDLLRRADSFPNSFGAGEILKDEGIRAITVKDVLNSAKERKFQSLIVIGGGLERRFASDFLHEAFAGTASIVAIQSHQSAITDCATIVLPMCTYAETDGTICNFLGHVQRFARAIPEQGESRTLLEILSDLAQRWEKSAAPRQSEECFAELAGAVSYFAGLSYDSLGQWGTNPAHRKAEAVAS
- a CDS encoding NADH-quinone oxidoreductase subunit D, with product MPASETPFPTQTRIPVEEHIDSRSGRRTRSMMLNMGPAHPAMHGVIRIIAELDGEEVAGADIEIGYLHRGFEKDCEVVGWGQAFPYTDRLNYVSPLINNVTYAMGVEKLLDLTITERCAYIRVIISEVSRITDHLTCIAAIAMEMGAMTPFIYLMKGREYLYELVEELTGARLTVSYVKVGGVKGDLPDGWLKRLESALVNVDKEIAEVDRLLTRNRIFIDRTRNVGVISQQDAWSLGFTGPVLRSTGRARDLRKDEPYLVYDRLDFDVPIGSVGDNYDRYLVRLEEMQQSARIIRQCIREIPGGAVRVDLSGRPLSASEVVDAAKMGMTTDLLLRAVQADPTLDGTGKAHARQINADDKRAVLPPKEDTYGNIEGLMNHFMLIMEGEGLKPPPGEIYIANEAANGELGFHMVSDGSGRAYRVRCRPPCFYLMQGLDRMIIGDMVADVVPTFGSINMIAGELDR
- the nuoF gene encoding NADH-quinone oxidoreductase subunit NuoF; this translates as MTTTRDHSPRTVDYGMQHHAGPVAWSDAARREIDDIFSRYPDKRSATLPVLWLAVRDFGWISPEVERIAAEVLDRPLNEMHEVATFYTMYPRQPRGTHHIQICRNISCWLAGSRDLVAHAKARLGLDVGSTTTDGQFTLSEVECLCNCEHAPTMRWNNRYVNNVTRETLDRLIDNPSHADSLPGHPSLCPSGPIVSKHLAIDDEHTLAVARRHGVYTRIEKAFAMSPDDLVQEVIKANLRGLGGAGFPTGRKWSFLPKDSPKPRYLVVNGDEGEPGTCKDKYIMIADPHLLIEGIIITCRAIGAHMAYIYIRGEYDLPIERMESAIAEAKVAGILGAKVMEHAYPLDIVVHRGAGAYICGEETALLESLEGKRGWPRLKPPFPAVEGYQRCPTVINNVETLAYVPHIFEMGAAAFAVMGTERSGGMRLISVSGRVRNPGVFEVPMTTTLRRLIYEHAGGIVDDRSLKAVIPGGSSAPILTPDEIDVAIDFDALARAGTMAGSAGVIVFDDTVSMVEAALVIAQFYSHESCGQCTPCREGTAWIETIFRRLLNERGRTGDMDNVLRIARNIMGNTICPFGDGAAMPIAAIVRKFRREFEDWIAKGAEHPPQAIRPTYIGASAPVGAGASVPSAVQCEIGPKHTNGLAHGRTI
- a CDS encoding 4Fe-4S dicluster domain-containing protein, with the translated sequence MAETAAKGAKKRPKLMAVIIEEGCTGCEVCIDFCPVPECIVPVPGPDSKNPQFGQTVRVVDDLCIGCRLCEKNCPWETIDMVPIAEYDAQYEKFAGLGTPANYTSEVA
- a CDS encoding NADH-quinone oxidoreductase subunit B, which encodes MAVKEGQGGFFTSRLSDGIAWARKWSLFPYPFVTACCGMEYMAVSAAHYDLDRFGAAWPRFSPRQADMLMVVGTISQKMAPILKTVYEQMCEPKWVVAFGVCTCTGGFYDNYATVQGIDRVIPVDVYIPGCPPRPETVLDALMKLQDKIQSEYHPLTGSVRKSA